The Archocentrus centrarchus isolate MPI-CPG fArcCen1 chromosome 12, fArcCen1, whole genome shotgun sequence genome includes a window with the following:
- the tbx3a gene encoding T-box transcription factor TBX3a isoform X2, with product MNFLMRDPVIQGSSMAYHPFIPHRGPEFAMSAMLGHQPPFFPALALPPSGSLSLPGALGKPIMDQLMGAAETGLHFSSLGHQAAAAHLRPLKTLEPEEEVEDDPKVHLEAKELWELFHKKGTEMVITKSGRRMFPPFKVRCTGLDKKAKYILLMDIVAADDCRYKFHNSRWMVAGKADPEMPKRMYIHPDSPATGEQWMSKVVNFHKLKLTNNISDKHGFTILNSMHKYQPRFHIVRANDILKLPYSTFRTYVFPETDFIAVTAYQNDKITQLKIDHNPFAKGFRDTGNGRREKRKQLALQSMRSYEEQQKKENGASDDSSGEQPPFKCFGQASSPAVSTVGPPHLKDFCDSDEDSDDESKDGHNKDGPDSSKISTTTEDGKDHEASPAKGHPFSNSDSTSRIRESGPRTEKSQADSRQSPITVISSTTRSGEELKSPNQDHPKTDECRSISKDSFMPLTVQTDSAHIGHSHLHNFGFPTGLTGQQFFNHLGSAHPFLLHPSQFNMGGAFTNMAAGMGPLLTAVSTGGVSTMDTASMASPPQSLTGAPGLPFHLQQHVLASQGIAMSPFGNLFPYPYTYMAAAAAASSAASSTVHRHPFLNAVRPRLRYSPYSLPMTVPDSTLLTTAMPSMASGGAELKGEGIVPASPVSAVTLDSTSEVTSHSSTISSGSVSMSPKTCTEKDAANELQSIQRLVSGLDSNQDRPRSGSP from the exons ATGAACTTCCTGATGAGAGATCCAGTTATACAAGGATCAAGTATGGCATATCATCCGTTTATACCTCACCGGGGTCCGGAATTTGCCATGAGTGCAATGCTGGGTCACCAGCCTCCTTTCTTCCCGGCCCTGGCTCTTCCTCCCAGCGGCTCCCTCTCTCTGCCGGGCGCCCTGGGAAAGCCGATCATGGACCAACTGATGGGAGCCGCGGAGACCGGCCTCCACTTCTCCTCGCTAGGGCACCAGGCTGCTGCCGCCCACCTCAGGCCTTTGAAGACTTTGGAGcctgaggaggaggtggaagaCGACCCAAAAGTTCACTTGGAAGCCAAGGAGCTTTGGGAACTCTTCCACAAGAAGGGTACTGAGATGGTCATCACAAAATCCGGAAg GCGGATGTTCCCTCCTTTCAAAGTGAGGTGCACTGGTCTGGACAAGAAGGCAAAGTATATACTCTTGATGGATATAGTTGCAGCCGACGACTGCAGGTACAAATTTCACAACTCCCGCTGGATGGTGGCAGGAAAGGCCGACCCCGAAATGCCAAAGAGGATGTACATTCACCCGGACAGTCCGGCTACTGGTGAACAGTGGATGTCAAAAGTCGTCAATTTTCACAAGCTCAAGCTGACAAATAACATCTCTGACAAGCATGGATTT ACCATTCTTAACTCGATGCACAAATATCAGCCTCGGTTTCACATTGTGAGGGCCAACGATATTCTCAAACTCCCGTACAGTACCTTCAGGACTTACGTTTTTCCTGAAACGGATTTCATTGCTGTGACAGCTTATCAAAATGACAAG ATAACGCAGCTGAAAATCGACCATAATCCATTTGCTAAAGGATTCCGTGATACGGGCAATGGGAGACGGGAAAAGAG GAAACAGCTGGCTCTGCAATCCATGCGTTCATACGAGGAGcagcagaaaaaggaaaacgGGGCTTCAGACGACTCCTCTGGAGAGCAGCCTCCTTTTAAGTGTTTCGGCCAGGCCTCGTCCCCTGCCGTGTCTACAGTGGGCCCCCCACACCTGAAAG ACTTCTGCGACAGCGATGAGGACAGCGACGACGAGAGCAAAGATGGACACAATAAAGATGGTCCGGACTCCAGCAAGATTTCCACCACTACAGAGGACGGGAAGGATCATGAGGCGAGTCCAGCTAAGGGGCATCCATTCAGTAATAGTGACTCTACTAGCAGGATCCGCGAAAGCGGTCCCAGGACTGAAAAAAGCCAGGCAGACTCACGACAGAGCCCCATAACTGTTATCTCCAGTACCACCCGCTCTGGGGAAGAACTCAAGAGCCCGAACCAGGACCATCCCAAAACGGACGAATGTAGGTCAATAAGCAAGGACAGTTTCATGCCTTTGACTGTTCAGACCGACAGCGCGCACATAGGCCACAGCCACTTGCATAATTTTGGATTTCCTACAGGCCTAACAGGACAACAGTTTTTTAATCACCTAGGGAGTGCGCACCCGTTTCTCTTGCACCCCAGTCAGTTCAACATGGGAGGCGCATTCACAAACATGGCCGCAGGCATGGGACCACTATTGACAGCCGTGTCCACGGGAGGGGTGAGCACCATGGACACAGCTAGTATGGCATCGCCTCCGCAAAGCCTGACGGGGGCTCCAGGTCTGCCCTTTcatctgcagcaacatgtcttGGCATCACAG GGCATTGCCATGTCACCCTTTGGCAATTTATTCCCTTATCCGTACACATACATGGCAGCAGCCGCGGCAGCCTCGTCCGCTGCCTCCTCCACGGTGCACCGGCACCCCTTCCTGAACGCAGTGCGCCCCCGACTCAGGTACAGCCCCTACTCTCTCCCCATGACGGTACCGGACAGCACGCTGCTCACCACTGCTATGCCCTCCATGGCCAGCGGCGGGGCCGAGTTGAAAGGGGAAGGCATTGTACCGGCGAGCCCCGTGTCTGCTGTCACCCTGGATTCCACATCGGAGGTGACCAGTCATTCGTCCACAATATCCTCCGGATCGGTCTCCATGTCCCCAAAAACTTGCACGGAGAAAGACGCAGCCAACGAGCTTCAGAGCATTCAGCGCCTGGTCAGTGGACTCGACTCAAATCAAGACAGGCCACGGAGCGGCTCCCCTTag
- the tbx3a gene encoding T-box transcription factor TBX3a isoform X1 — protein sequence MNFLMRDPVIQGSSMAYHPFIPHRGPEFAMSAMLGHQPPFFPALALPPSGSLSLPGALGKPIMDQLMGAAETGLHFSSLGHQAAAAHLRPLKTLEPEEEVEDDPKVHLEAKELWELFHKKGTEMVITKSGRRMFPPFKVRCTGLDKKAKYILLMDIVAADDCRYKFHNSRWMVAGKADPEMPKRMYIHPDSPATGEQWMSKVVNFHKLKLTNNISDKHGFVSSTNTILNSMHKYQPRFHIVRANDILKLPYSTFRTYVFPETDFIAVTAYQNDKITQLKIDHNPFAKGFRDTGNGRREKRKQLALQSMRSYEEQQKKENGASDDSSGEQPPFKCFGQASSPAVSTVGPPHLKDFCDSDEDSDDESKDGHNKDGPDSSKISTTTEDGKDHEASPAKGHPFSNSDSTSRIRESGPRTEKSQADSRQSPITVISSTTRSGEELKSPNQDHPKTDECRSISKDSFMPLTVQTDSAHIGHSHLHNFGFPTGLTGQQFFNHLGSAHPFLLHPSQFNMGGAFTNMAAGMGPLLTAVSTGGVSTMDTASMASPPQSLTGAPGLPFHLQQHVLASQGIAMSPFGNLFPYPYTYMAAAAAASSAASSTVHRHPFLNAVRPRLRYSPYSLPMTVPDSTLLTTAMPSMASGGAELKGEGIVPASPVSAVTLDSTSEVTSHSSTISSGSVSMSPKTCTEKDAANELQSIQRLVSGLDSNQDRPRSGSP from the exons ATGAACTTCCTGATGAGAGATCCAGTTATACAAGGATCAAGTATGGCATATCATCCGTTTATACCTCACCGGGGTCCGGAATTTGCCATGAGTGCAATGCTGGGTCACCAGCCTCCTTTCTTCCCGGCCCTGGCTCTTCCTCCCAGCGGCTCCCTCTCTCTGCCGGGCGCCCTGGGAAAGCCGATCATGGACCAACTGATGGGAGCCGCGGAGACCGGCCTCCACTTCTCCTCGCTAGGGCACCAGGCTGCTGCCGCCCACCTCAGGCCTTTGAAGACTTTGGAGcctgaggaggaggtggaagaCGACCCAAAAGTTCACTTGGAAGCCAAGGAGCTTTGGGAACTCTTCCACAAGAAGGGTACTGAGATGGTCATCACAAAATCCGGAAg GCGGATGTTCCCTCCTTTCAAAGTGAGGTGCACTGGTCTGGACAAGAAGGCAAAGTATATACTCTTGATGGATATAGTTGCAGCCGACGACTGCAGGTACAAATTTCACAACTCCCGCTGGATGGTGGCAGGAAAGGCCGACCCCGAAATGCCAAAGAGGATGTACATTCACCCGGACAGTCCGGCTACTGGTGAACAGTGGATGTCAAAAGTCGTCAATTTTCACAAGCTCAAGCTGACAAATAACATCTCTGACAAGCATGGATTTGTAAGTTCAACTAAT ACCATTCTTAACTCGATGCACAAATATCAGCCTCGGTTTCACATTGTGAGGGCCAACGATATTCTCAAACTCCCGTACAGTACCTTCAGGACTTACGTTTTTCCTGAAACGGATTTCATTGCTGTGACAGCTTATCAAAATGACAAG ATAACGCAGCTGAAAATCGACCATAATCCATTTGCTAAAGGATTCCGTGATACGGGCAATGGGAGACGGGAAAAGAG GAAACAGCTGGCTCTGCAATCCATGCGTTCATACGAGGAGcagcagaaaaaggaaaacgGGGCTTCAGACGACTCCTCTGGAGAGCAGCCTCCTTTTAAGTGTTTCGGCCAGGCCTCGTCCCCTGCCGTGTCTACAGTGGGCCCCCCACACCTGAAAG ACTTCTGCGACAGCGATGAGGACAGCGACGACGAGAGCAAAGATGGACACAATAAAGATGGTCCGGACTCCAGCAAGATTTCCACCACTACAGAGGACGGGAAGGATCATGAGGCGAGTCCAGCTAAGGGGCATCCATTCAGTAATAGTGACTCTACTAGCAGGATCCGCGAAAGCGGTCCCAGGACTGAAAAAAGCCAGGCAGACTCACGACAGAGCCCCATAACTGTTATCTCCAGTACCACCCGCTCTGGGGAAGAACTCAAGAGCCCGAACCAGGACCATCCCAAAACGGACGAATGTAGGTCAATAAGCAAGGACAGTTTCATGCCTTTGACTGTTCAGACCGACAGCGCGCACATAGGCCACAGCCACTTGCATAATTTTGGATTTCCTACAGGCCTAACAGGACAACAGTTTTTTAATCACCTAGGGAGTGCGCACCCGTTTCTCTTGCACCCCAGTCAGTTCAACATGGGAGGCGCATTCACAAACATGGCCGCAGGCATGGGACCACTATTGACAGCCGTGTCCACGGGAGGGGTGAGCACCATGGACACAGCTAGTATGGCATCGCCTCCGCAAAGCCTGACGGGGGCTCCAGGTCTGCCCTTTcatctgcagcaacatgtcttGGCATCACAG GGCATTGCCATGTCACCCTTTGGCAATTTATTCCCTTATCCGTACACATACATGGCAGCAGCCGCGGCAGCCTCGTCCGCTGCCTCCTCCACGGTGCACCGGCACCCCTTCCTGAACGCAGTGCGCCCCCGACTCAGGTACAGCCCCTACTCTCTCCCCATGACGGTACCGGACAGCACGCTGCTCACCACTGCTATGCCCTCCATGGCCAGCGGCGGGGCCGAGTTGAAAGGGGAAGGCATTGTACCGGCGAGCCCCGTGTCTGCTGTCACCCTGGATTCCACATCGGAGGTGACCAGTCATTCGTCCACAATATCCTCCGGATCGGTCTCCATGTCCCCAAAAACTTGCACGGAGAAAGACGCAGCCAACGAGCTTCAGAGCATTCAGCGCCTGGTCAGTGGACTCGACTCAAATCAAGACAGGCCACGGAGCGGCTCCCCTTag